A single Carnobacterium inhibens subsp. inhibens DSM 13024 DNA region contains:
- a CDS encoding double zinc ribbon domain-containing protein, which produces MYCRSCRSEVNENSEYCMNCGKKPLNGIDFCHNCGTETTEGQKFCLECGVNLKNLKKASTEKESNYHCRHCGNEVNGNAEICVNCGRRPLTGNEFCQNCGNKTTDGQEICTNCGVRLQSINYSNKTSSFSSNSDEVNGYYQTEFQKIKSSNEAYKGKWNWAAFFFGPLWAMYKGMWGLGLIGFAIGVILSQTVVIPFIVSIFFASRGNYSYYRLKEYGEVSPNFKELF; this is translated from the coding sequence ATGTATTGTAGAAGCTGTAGATCCGAAGTGAATGAAAATTCTGAATATTGTATGAATTGTGGAAAAAAACCTTTAAACGGTATTGATTTTTGCCATAATTGTGGAACTGAAACGACTGAAGGACAAAAATTTTGTTTAGAGTGTGGAGTGAATCTTAAAAATCTAAAGAAAGCGTCTACTGAGAAAGAAAGTAATTACCACTGCAGACATTGCGGGAACGAAGTTAATGGAAATGCAGAAATTTGTGTTAACTGTGGGAGAAGGCCTTTAACTGGAAATGAATTCTGTCAAAATTGTGGGAATAAAACAACCGATGGCCAAGAAATATGTACTAACTGCGGGGTTCGTTTACAAAGTATAAATTATTCTAACAAGACTTCAAGTTTTAGTTCTAATAGCGATGAAGTTAATGGTTATTATCAAACGGAGTTTCAAAAAATAAAATCTAGTAATGAAGCATACAAAGGGAAATGGAATTGGGCCGCTTTCTTCTTTGGACCATTATGGGCAATGTACAAGGGTATGTGGGGATTAGGCTTAATTGGATTCGCTATTGGAGTGATTCTTTCTCAAACTGTAGTTATACCATTTATTGTTTCGATATTTTTTGCCTCTAGAGGAAACTATTCATACTACAGATTAAAAGAATACGGTGAAGTTTCACCAAATTTTAAAGAGTTATTTTAA
- a CDS encoding zinc-ribbon domain-containing protein — protein sequence MKFCPECGNKLNENAKFCPECGYKISDSNGFVNDTNSESAVVEKLSSEAYIKKALAQSPQQGISISPFENTKKLVAAAKTIAKGVDPTVIIGLIDTSVMSSGKAGAVFTGTHLYLKSNFNEESVIPFVGMKGVKYELEKELDQNNKLTETKSLQIYYEDDSCINVTSETLTMSFPFETIATILEGMLTQVDSLESKNQVVQLENLRPEIITLYFRVIIAYLRMDDNIIDAEEYKELLSLMTKVKVSKQIADELRKYRFQDNAEDIDILIKYLRNELEVDNISAPIIFQSLGMDLVSMNKDILDKWNESDSLVLIFDKLNVDKKQVEFTVRRIILNERIYTEKLDNNQIKAMTTELVALATGAGISLGALAITGAVSGMGAGVSGGLWALAFGTTGGVLLGVATVAAGAYGAYKGVKYFAGTSELEKYSFKQEALTNRITMLRAGNVYILDDLNYLMGSINGLTEKIIEHQQLTKAIVTKSGELLQQKNDQIFEIANKLQIMSNRAKNISESGKIIEKEQGFMELESCLTALPEELNIEKFEELVESDINKVQYIKIINEVYYEDESGKRWINKEVTVEDIEKLKNASAILESIKYNETAASTVVQGKVMAKKGFNSLKSLFSEDK from the coding sequence ATGAAATTTTGTCCAGAATGTGGTAATAAGCTTAATGAAAATGCGAAATTTTGTCCCGAGTGTGGATATAAAATTTCAGATAGTAATGGATTTGTAAACGATACCAATTCAGAAAGTGCTGTAGTTGAAAAGTTATCTTCTGAAGCCTACATAAAGAAAGCCTTAGCTCAGTCACCGCAACAAGGCATCAGTATTTCTCCGTTTGAGAATACTAAAAAATTAGTTGCTGCAGCAAAAACAATAGCAAAAGGTGTCGATCCGACTGTAATTATAGGATTGATTGACACATCTGTTATGTCGAGTGGGAAAGCAGGAGCGGTATTCACAGGTACCCATCTGTACTTAAAATCAAATTTTAATGAAGAATCTGTTATTCCTTTTGTAGGGATGAAAGGAGTTAAATACGAACTGGAAAAAGAGTTAGACCAAAATAATAAATTAACAGAGACTAAAAGTCTGCAAATTTATTATGAAGATGATAGTTGTATTAATGTTACTTCAGAAACTTTAACCATGAGTTTTCCATTTGAAACGATAGCTACAATTTTAGAAGGTATGTTAACGCAAGTTGATAGTCTTGAGTCTAAGAATCAAGTTGTTCAATTAGAAAACCTAAGACCTGAAATCATTACATTATATTTTAGAGTGATTATTGCTTATCTAAGAATGGATGACAATATTATTGATGCAGAAGAATACAAAGAATTACTGTCATTAATGACCAAAGTGAAGGTGTCAAAGCAAATTGCCGATGAATTAAGAAAATATCGATTCCAAGATAATGCTGAAGATATTGACATACTCATTAAATATTTACGGAATGAATTAGAAGTTGACAATATTTCGGCACCTATTATTTTTCAATCTTTAGGAATGGATCTTGTTTCAATGAATAAAGATATATTAGATAAATGGAACGAATCTGACTCGTTAGTTTTAATTTTTGATAAATTGAATGTAGATAAAAAGCAAGTAGAATTTACTGTAAGAAGAATAATACTTAATGAGAGAATTTATACAGAAAAGTTAGATAACAATCAGATTAAAGCTATGACAACAGAGTTGGTAGCTTTAGCTACTGGAGCAGGTATTTCATTAGGAGCTCTAGCGATTACTGGTGCAGTTTCCGGCATGGGTGCGGGAGTATCAGGTGGATTATGGGCTCTTGCTTTTGGAACCACTGGTGGTGTACTTTTAGGAGTAGCCACTGTAGCAGCGGGGGCATATGGGGCATACAAGGGAGTAAAATATTTTGCGGGAACTAGTGAATTAGAGAAGTATAGCTTCAAACAAGAGGCATTAACCAATAGGATAACTATGTTAAGAGCGGGTAATGTATACATTTTAGATGACTTGAATTATTTAATGGGCAGCATAAACGGACTAACTGAAAAAATTATTGAGCATCAACAATTAACCAAAGCAATTGTTACTAAAAGTGGAGAGCTGCTTCAACAAAAGAATGATCAAATTTTTGAAATAGCAAATAAATTGCAAATTATGAGTAATCGTGCAAAAAATATTTCAGAGTCAGGTAAAATTATTGAAAAAGAGCAAGGTTTTATGGAGTTAGAGAGCTGTTTAACTGCTCTACCAGAAGAATTAAATATTGAAAAGTTTGAAGAGTTAGTTGAATCGGACATTAATAAAGTACAATATATTAAAATTATTAATGAGGTCTATTATGAAGATGAATCGGGTAAACGCTGGATAAACAAGGAAGTCACTGTAGAAGATATAGAAAAACTTAAAAATGCAAGTGCTATTTTGGAAAGCATTAAATACAATGAAACGGCGGCTTCTACCGTGGTTCAAGGAAAAGTAATGGCCAAAAAAGGTTTCAATTCTCTAAAATCGCTATTTAGTGAGGATAAATAA
- a CDS encoding lactoylglutathione lyase, giving the protein MKQELIEICLRVRDIEATLDFYTNLFDFEIASRREFPEDKFDLVYLNSPGSSVQIELTYNYDAEPYNVGDGFSHLGVTVSDLEKMHEVCKSSAYQTGDLRGLSGGTPSYFFVTDPDGYRIEVKRAK; this is encoded by the coding sequence ATGAAACAAGAACTTATTGAGATTTGCCTGCGTGTTAGAGATATTGAAGCTACTTTAGACTTTTATACTAATCTATTTGATTTTGAAATTGCCAGTCGCAGAGAATTCCCTGAAGATAAATTTGATTTAGTTTATCTGAATTCTCCTGGTTCTTCTGTACAAATTGAACTCACTTACAATTACGATGCTGAGCCATACAATGTAGGAGACGGCTTCAGTCATTTAGGTGTGACTGTTAGTGACTTAGAAAAAATGCATGAAGTTTGTAAATCTTCTGCTTACCAAACAGGTGATTTAAGAGGACTTTCAGGCGGCACACCCTCTTATTTCTTTGTGACGGACCCTGATGGCTATCGGATTGAAGTAAAGCGCGCAAAATAA
- the arr gene encoding NAD(+)--rifampin ADP-ribosyltransferase: protein MRMKFDPSNPIIQLCMKGMALEESGNLDDAIEAFIEAWNQTSDDYERFIAAYHLGLRQNNVDDKLKWMEKSLALALKINDDDVKSAYPTLYLTIAKCYEAMNDTTNARKNSELFHSCQGRPTDAGPFYHGSKADLQVGDLLTAGKKSNYEKDLKMNHIYFTANINGAGLAAALSKGEGIERVYIIEPTGEFENDPNVTDKKFPGNLTRSYRSQNPLKVLGEVTDWEKLTHSERQEWDERLAKNKGEIIN, encoded by the coding sequence ATGAGGATGAAATTTGACCCAAGTAATCCTATTATCCAGCTCTGTATGAAAGGGATGGCTCTAGAAGAAAGTGGAAATTTGGATGATGCCATCGAAGCTTTTATTGAAGCATGGAACCAAACAAGTGACGACTATGAAAGATTTATTGCAGCTTATCATTTAGGATTAAGACAAAATAATGTCGACGATAAGTTAAAATGGATGGAAAAATCATTGGCCCTGGCTCTAAAAATTAATGATGATGATGTTAAGAGTGCTTATCCAACTTTATATTTAACTATCGCTAAATGTTATGAAGCAATGAATGATACTACAAATGCTAGAAAAAATAGTGAATTGTTTCATTCATGTCAAGGTAGACCGACTGACGCTGGTCCTTTTTATCATGGGTCAAAGGCAGATTTGCAAGTTGGCGATTTGCTAACAGCGGGTAAGAAATCAAATTACGAAAAAGATCTTAAAATGAACCACATCTATTTCACAGCAAATATCAATGGTGCGGGACTTGCTGCAGCATTATCAAAAGGTGAAGGAATAGAACGTGTTTATATCATAGAACCTACCGGTGAATTTGAAAACGACCCTAATGTAACTGACAAGAAATTCCCTGGTAACCTAACACGTTCTTATCGCTCCCAAAACCCTCTAAAAGTTTTGGGAGAAGTAACAGATTGGGAAAAACTGACTCATTCAGAACGACAGGAATGGGATGAAAGATTAGCTAAGAATAAAGGGGAGATTATTAACTGA